One segment of Pseudomonadota bacterium DNA contains the following:
- the nuoK gene encoding NADH-quinone oxidoreductase subunit NuoK, whose amino-acid sequence MTEVFFYNNLYTYLFVSLFLLCCGVLGVLYRRTLIGMLVSVELIMNGAGLNLVAFNRFSSQDNPYGMIFTLFIMGIAAAEAAIALGIIILIFRKYKHIEGGEIKEMKD is encoded by the coding sequence ATGACAGAGGTATTTTTTTACAACAATCTCTATACATACCTTTTTGTCTCATTGTTCCTCCTTTGCTGTGGGGTATTGGGTGTTTTATACAGGAGAACCCTGATAGGCATGCTCGTATCCGTAGAACTCATCATGAATGGGGCAGGCCTGAACCTTGTTGCCTTTAACAGGTTTTCTTCGCAGGACAACCCCTACGGGATGATATTTACCCTGTTCATCATGGGAATTGCAGCAGCAGAAGCAGCTATTGCGCTGGGTATCATTATCTTAATATTTAGGAAGTACAAACATATAGAAGGCGGAGAAATAAAGGAGATGAAAGACTGA
- a CDS encoding monovalent cation/H+ antiporter subunit D family protein produces the protein MHIESARPLLPITIILLTSILILISRKRQNIREFWSVAGSILTFISVVSMVPAILNGNKILYTLSTIAPGISLNFRVDALSLVFGIISSFLWIFATFYNIGYMRSLKEHAQTRYYTCFAIAILGAQGVSFSGSLFSLYLFYEVITLFTYPLVAHHQDEEAYEGGKKYIVYLMGTAKGLLLPAVILTYVFTGTLDFADNITKGVFTKGVDNVWIVVTYVLFIAGFAKAAIMPLHNWLPSAMIAPTPVTALLHAVAVVKAGVFCISRVMLSTFGIELLHRLNLGICTAYFVSFTILAASIIALTKDDIKARLAYSTVSQLSYIVLGVALLDSSGVLGGILHIVNHGFSKITLFFCAGAIYVVTHKKRISDMEGIGYAMPFTMGAFAIASLSMIGVPPVAGFVSKWYLLKGALGIHNLIIVIVLMVSSILNAGYFAPITFKAFFQGKKVGWTKGDIKEAPATMVVPIVIASLISVALGLFPQFFVGLIGRLLP, from the coding sequence ATGCATATTGAGAGTGCAAGACCACTTCTACCGATTACTATCATCCTCCTTACATCCATTCTCATTCTCATATCGAGGAAAAGACAGAATATAAGGGAATTCTGGTCTGTCGCCGGCTCAATCCTCACATTCATCTCCGTGGTAAGCATGGTCCCTGCTATACTGAATGGTAATAAAATCCTCTATACCTTGTCTACCATAGCCCCCGGTATCTCCTTAAATTTTAGAGTAGACGCCCTTTCTTTAGTTTTTGGAATTATATCTTCCTTTTTATGGATATTTGCAACCTTTTACAATATAGGCTATATGAGGTCCCTTAAAGAACATGCCCAGACACGGTACTATACCTGCTTCGCTATCGCAATACTTGGTGCACAGGGGGTTTCTTTTTCTGGAAGCCTCTTTTCCCTTTATCTCTTCTATGAAGTTATCACATTATTTACCTATCCTCTGGTTGCCCACCATCAGGATGAAGAGGCATATGAAGGTGGGAAAAAATATATCGTGTATCTTATGGGGACAGCCAAGGGGCTTCTTTTACCTGCTGTCATTCTTACCTATGTATTCACAGGGACCCTTGATTTTGCCGATAACATAACCAAGGGAGTTTTTACAAAAGGTGTAGATAATGTCTGGATCGTTGTAACGTATGTGCTATTTATCGCTGGATTTGCCAAGGCTGCTATAATGCCCCTTCATAACTGGCTACCTTCTGCGATGATTGCCCCGACACCTGTGACCGCCCTTCTCCATGCTGTTGCCGTTGTGAAGGCAGGTGTGTTCTGTATCTCAAGGGTCATGCTTTCAACCTTTGGCATAGAGCTCCTACATAGGCTGAACCTTGGTATATGCACCGCATACTTTGTGTCATTCACAATCCTGGCCGCATCCATTATAGCGCTGACCAAAGATGATATAAAGGCGCGGCTTGCATATTCTACTGTAAGCCAGCTTTCATATATAGTCCTCGGTGTAGCGCTCCTTGATAGTTCAGGGGTTCTCGGTGGCATCCTCCATATTGTGAATCATGGTTTTAGTAAGATCACCTTATTCTTCTGTGCAGGCGCTATATATGTTGTGACGCATAAGAAAAGGATTAGTGATATGGAAGGCATTGGTTATGCAATGCCCTTCACAATGGGGGCCTTTGCAATAGCATCCCTGAGCATGATTGGGGTACCGCCGGTTGCCGGATTTGTAAGTAAATGGTATCTACTTAAGGGAGCCCTGGGAATTCATAACCTAATTATTGTAATCGTCCTTATGGTAAGTTCAATACTTAATGCAGGTTACTTTGCCCCTATTACATTTAAGGCATTCTTTCAGGGCAAAAAGGTTGGGTGGACAAAGGGGGATATAAAGGAAGCGCCGGCCACAATGGTGGTCCCAATCGTGATTGCCTCTCTTATATCTGTTGCGCTCGGTCTTTTCCCGCAGTTCTTTGTAGGTCTTATCGGGAGGTTGCTGCCATGA
- a CDS encoding Na(+)/H(+) antiporter subunit D — translation MDKWIHPALFYLLGSLLIPFVKGKAKKFLTLLIPILSIIDVAFMKTGTYGSVSFLNMNLVFGRVDKLSLVFAWVFVIMALLGAIYALHVKENGHHIAGFYYVGSSLGAIFAGDYLTLFIFWEIMAFSSVFLVWYRREKRSIDAGFRYLLVHVFGGLLFFTGMMLYYAKTGNLVFNSILPANAGLPEYLILAGFSLNAAVLPLHAWLPDAYPEATVAGAVFMCAFTTKTAVYVLARGFAGFEILAILGTAMTVYGVFYAVIENDIRRVLAYHIISQVGYMVAGVGIGTEMAVNGACAHAFAHILYKALLFMGAGSVLYMTGTAKLSKLGGLYKYMPLTMIFYIVGAISISGFPLFSGFVSKSMIVASAHEQGRLWLLTFMNLAGIGTFLSVGLKVTYFAFFGKESAIKTKEPPKSMLWAMGLTSFLCLVIGVYPKLLYNLLPFPVEYHPYTLPHLSETLQILSFTGLVFFLLVGKLTPEDKINLDMDYIYRKGTGLFMKLDERVIGPLDTLWGELYRILGLRLLFKNASVSDGIDRKVIDGIVDGSATTVRGAGSLVRRLQTGKIQAYIGFSLLIFFLIIWLILT, via the coding sequence ATGGATAAGTGGATACACCCGGCCCTCTTCTATCTCCTTGGAAGTCTCTTGATTCCCTTCGTAAAAGGGAAAGCGAAGAAATTCCTTACCCTTCTCATCCCGATCCTTTCCATCATCGACGTTGCCTTCATGAAGACCGGTACATACGGAAGCGTAAGTTTTCTCAATATGAACCTTGTCTTCGGCAGGGTCGATAAGCTGAGCCTCGTCTTTGCCTGGGTTTTTGTCATCATGGCCCTTCTCGGTGCCATCTATGCACTCCACGTGAAGGAGAACGGGCACCATATAGCGGGTTTTTATTATGTGGGAAGCTCCCTGGGCGCCATCTTTGCGGGAGATTACCTGACACTTTTTATCTTCTGGGAGATTATGGCATTCTCCTCGGTATTTCTCGTCTGGTACCGCAGGGAAAAACGCTCGATTGATGCAGGATTTCGGTATCTCCTCGTTCACGTCTTTGGCGGACTCCTCTTCTTTACCGGCATGATGCTTTACTATGCCAAAACGGGCAACCTTGTTTTTAACAGCATACTCCCGGCTAATGCGGGTCTTCCGGAATACCTAATCCTTGCCGGATTCTCCCTTAATGCTGCCGTGCTTCCGCTTCATGCCTGGCTCCCCGATGCATACCCTGAAGCGACGGTGGCCGGTGCAGTATTTATGTGTGCCTTCACAACAAAAACGGCCGTCTACGTCCTGGCACGAGGGTTCGCCGGATTTGAGATACTTGCAATCCTTGGCACTGCAATGACCGTGTACGGTGTTTTCTATGCCGTCATTGAAAACGACATACGGCGTGTTCTTGCATATCATATCATCAGCCAGGTGGGTTACATGGTAGCAGGGGTCGGTATAGGGACCGAGATGGCTGTCAACGGGGCATGTGCCCATGCCTTTGCCCATATCCTTTACAAGGCGCTCCTCTTTATGGGTGCCGGTTCGGTCCTTTACATGACGGGAACTGCGAAGCTTTCAAAGCTTGGCGGCCTGTATAAATATATGCCGCTTACGATGATTTTCTATATTGTCGGCGCCATATCGATCTCCGGTTTCCCGCTTTTCAGCGGATTCGTGAGCAAATCCATGATCGTTGCCTCTGCCCATGAACAGGGAAGGCTCTGGCTTTTGACGTTCATGAATCTTGCCGGTATCGGTACCTTCTTATCCGTTGGTTTGAAGGTCACCTACTTTGCATTTTTCGGAAAGGAATCCGCAATAAAAACAAAGGAGCCTCCGAAGAGTATGCTCTGGGCAATGGGGCTCACATCGTTTCTCTGTTTGGTTATCGGTGTCTATCCGAAGCTGCTCTACAATCTTCTTCCATTTCCTGTGGAGTATCATCCATATACATTGCCCCATCTTTCTGAAACTTTGCAGATTCTCTCTTTTACAGGGCTTGTCTTCTTCCTCCTTGTGGGGAAGCTCACACCCGAGGATAAGATAAATCTCGATATGGATTATATATACAGGAAAGGTACAGGGCTTTTTATGAAGCTCGATGAAAGGGTGATAGGCCCTTTGGATACCCTGTGGGGCGAGCTTTATAGAATACTGGGTCTTAGACTGCTTTTTAAAAATGCAAGTGTGTCTGATGGGATTGACAGGAAGGTCATTGATGGGATCGTCGACGGTTCAGCAACCACAGTAAGGGGGGCTGGCTCGTTGGTACGGAGGCTTCAAACAGGAAAAATTCAGGCATACATAGGGTTCTCTTTATTAATATTTTTTCTTATTATATGGCTAATTTTAACCTGA
- a CDS encoding NADH-quinone oxidoreductase subunit M: MAMEQYLLMNPLKFPILSTTIFLPLLGVIILLVMRDEKAIKVTALITGIINLLVSLLLYFNFNPDTYLFQFGEFIPWIPAYNINYILGIDGITIFLVILTALLAPICVLCSWTAIEHRIKEFMFCILLMETALIGVFCSLDFILFYVFWEAMLIPMYLLIAIWGGPKKDYASIKFFIYTLFGSVFLLVAIIAVYLATGSFNIPNAMFREYSLTFQYWVFLAFAIAFAVKVPMFPFHTWLPAAHTEAPTAGSVFLASVLLKMGTYGFLRFCLPITPKASLYFAPYMVALSIIAIIYGGFVCLSQTDMKRLIAFSSVAHMGFATLGIFSFTLFGFEGALLQMLNHGVSTGALFLCVGIVYERTHSREIYDNAGLGKIMPVYMGFFGLFSISALAFPGTNNFVGELYVLIGTFSQNKVAGFFAVIGAVLAAAYMLRLLKQIAWGREDKRTIKDMNIREIIYLLPLALFVLWIGIFPRPFVHTIEKTLIHLATQMQGFFH, translated from the coding sequence ATGGCTATGGAACAGTACCTTTTGATGAATCCCCTGAAATTCCCGATACTCTCAACCACCATATTTCTCCCCCTTCTCGGGGTAATCATCCTCCTTGTGATGAGGGATGAGAAGGCTATAAAGGTCACCGCTCTGATCACGGGTATCATAAACCTTTTAGTCTCCCTACTGCTCTATTTTAACTTTAATCCAGATACATATCTCTTCCAGTTTGGTGAGTTTATACCGTGGATACCAGCCTATAACATAAATTACATACTCGGTATTGATGGCATTACTATCTTTTTGGTAATACTCACTGCCCTTCTTGCCCCTATCTGTGTCCTCTGCTCGTGGACTGCCATCGAACACAGGATTAAAGAGTTCATGTTCTGTATATTGCTCATGGAAACTGCCTTGATCGGGGTTTTCTGTTCCCTTGACTTTATTCTCTTCTATGTCTTCTGGGAAGCAATGCTTATCCCCATGTATCTCCTGATAGCAATCTGGGGTGGTCCGAAAAAGGATTATGCATCGATAAAGTTCTTCATATACACATTGTTTGGCAGTGTGTTTCTTCTTGTTGCGATTATTGCAGTGTATCTTGCTACCGGTAGTTTCAATATACCGAATGCGATGTTCAGAGAATACAGCCTTACATTTCAGTACTGGGTATTCCTTGCCTTTGCCATTGCCTTTGCTGTTAAGGTGCCGATGTTCCCCTTTCATACATGGCTTCCTGCAGCACATACAGAGGCACCTACTGCAGGCAGCGTGTTTCTTGCCAGTGTGCTTCTGAAGATGGGTACTTATGGGTTTTTGAGATTCTGCCTGCCCATTACGCCAAAGGCGAGCCTTTATTTTGCACCATACATGGTAGCGCTCTCCATTATTGCGATTATATATGGTGGTTTTGTATGCTTGAGCCAGACTGATATGAAGCGGCTGATAGCATTTTCAAGCGTTGCTCACATGGGATTCGCAACGTTAGGGATATTCTCATTTACCCTCTTTGGATTTGAGGGGGCCCTTTTACAGATGCTCAACCACGGTGTTTCTACGGGTGCGCTCTTCCTCTGCGTGGGCATTGTGTATGAAAGGACGCACAGTCGAGAGATTTATGATAATGCAGGCCTTGGTAAGATCATGCCTGTATACATGGGTTTCTTCGGTCTCTTTTCTATTTCAGCGCTTGCCTTTCCCGGCACAAATAATTTTGTTGGAGAACTCTATGTACTTATAGGAACATTTTCTCAAAATAAGGTTGCAGGTTTTTTTGCGGTAATTGGTGCTGTCCTCGCGGCAGCTTACATGCTGAGGTTATTAAAACAGATTGCATGGGGTAGAGAGGACAAGAGAACAATCAAGGACATGAATATAAGAGAGATTATATATTTACTGCCCCTTGCGCTTTTTGTGCTATGGATTGGGATTTTTCCTCGTCCGTTTGTGCATACTATAGAAAAGACACTGATTCATCTTGCTACACAGATGCAGGGTTTTTTTCATTAA
- a CDS encoding NADH-quinone oxidoreductase subunit N → MMLLLPELYMLLVSVTFLFISLGRRRKSIFMCAKLISLLGLVVTLTSITGRGWLFHGAYKIDLFSQVFKALLSYGFCLVVFMLDTKDEIEEGCLPEYFMFLSFSTLGLMMLVSSVELISIVISLEVSSYSLYVIIPLRKGQTKIQLEASMKYLFFGAISTGIMLYGMSYLYGMCHSTFLSEILFIFPKFIDQPIGILALILTLTGFFFKLSLFPFHFWAPDVYEGASNTTTTFIATIPKIAGAALLIRITMLASAGSSQFVSILIILSALSMTFGNLVALVQKDIKRLLAYSGIAHAGYLMMGILALSRDGSASAIYYITIYLFMNLACFYVVILLSKKGENIVLNDLVGLSKRAPLLAFTLAVSAFSLAGIPPTGGFTGKLFLFTSAFREGYLTIVIIGAVNTVISIFYYLNLVRMSYSKEAPLIEPIKLSFHEKALCYIFIFLILYMGIMPFGLLGIFTAAI, encoded by the coding sequence ATGATGCTACTTTTGCCTGAACTGTATATGCTACTGGTCTCCGTGACATTTCTGTTCATCTCTCTCGGCAGGAGAAGAAAAAGCATCTTTATGTGTGCAAAATTAATATCCCTGCTTGGCCTTGTCGTTACACTCACCAGCATTACAGGCAGGGGATGGCTATTTCACGGTGCATACAAGATTGACCTTTTTTCGCAGGTATTCAAGGCGTTATTATCCTATGGTTTTTGTCTGGTCGTATTTATGCTTGATACAAAGGATGAGATAGAAGAAGGTTGCCTCCCTGAATATTTTATGTTTTTAAGCTTTTCGACACTCGGGCTTATGATGCTTGTGAGCTCAGTGGAGCTTATCTCAATTGTCATATCCCTGGAGGTTTCTTCTTATAGCCTTTACGTGATAATCCCCCTGAGAAAGGGGCAGACAAAAATTCAGTTAGAGGCATCAATGAAATATCTGTTTTTTGGTGCCATATCTACAGGTATCATGCTTTATGGTATGAGTTATCTCTATGGCATGTGCCATTCTACCTTTCTCTCAGAAATCCTTTTTATATTTCCAAAATTCATTGATCAACCGATAGGTATTCTTGCCTTAATCCTTACACTCACAGGATTTTTCTTTAAACTCTCCCTCTTCCCATTCCACTTCTGGGCCCCTGACGTTTACGAGGGCGCATCTAATACTACCACTACATTCATTGCAACTATCCCCAAGATTGCGGGTGCTGCCCTTCTCATAAGGATTACAATGCTTGCCTCTGCAGGGTCTTCACAATTTGTGAGTATCCTTATCATACTTTCTGCACTGTCAATGACCTTTGGAAACCTCGTGGCCCTTGTTCAAAAAGACATCAAAAGGCTTCTCGCCTATTCTGGCATTGCCCATGCGGGATATTTGATGATGGGTATACTTGCATTAAGCAGGGATGGCAGCGCATCAGCAATATACTACATTACTATATATTTATTCATGAACCTTGCATGTTTTTATGTGGTTATACTCCTTTCGAAAAAGGGTGAAAATATCGTGCTTAATGACCTTGTGGGACTTTCTAAAAGGGCACCACTTCTTGCATTCACCCTTGCGGTCTCTGCCTTTTCCCTTGCAGGCATCCCCCCAACCGGCGGTTTTACAGGGAAACTTTTTCTCTTTACAAGTGCTTTTAGGGAAGGTTACCTGACTATTGTAATCATAGGTGCGGTCAATACGGTCATCTCGATATTCTATTACCTTAACCTTGTAAGGATGAGCTACTCCAAAGAGGCACCTCTAATAGAGCCTATCAAGCTTTCCTTCCATGAGAAGGCCCTCTGCTATATCTTCATATTCCTGATCCTTTACATGGGCATCATGCCCTTTGGATTGTTAGGGATATTCACGGCTGCAATCTGA
- a CDS encoding 4-oxalocrotonate tautomerase family protein, whose amino-acid sequence MPYVNIRVTKEGVTQEQKAQLIQGATKLLMDVLGKKPQTIFVVIDEVETDNWGVGGETVTARRKRGQ is encoded by the coding sequence ATGCCATACGTAAATATCAGGGTAACAAAGGAAGGTGTTACGCAGGAACAAAAGGCACAACTTATCCAGGGAGCAACAAAATTGCTCATGGATGTTTTGGGCAAAAAACCACAGACCATATTTGTTGTCATCGATGAGGTTGAAACTGACAACTGGGGGGTTGGGGGAGAGACGGTAACAGCCCGACGGAAACGGGGTCAGTAA
- a CDS encoding FAD-binding protein, whose translation MKKDIIVIGAGLAGMVATYMAQKEGAEIVLIDRGSIGIGTNSAMSNGVFAGPTSHYSPDEYIRDTLKVGRMINSEPFVKLIAREAPEALNFLSSFGLDIVESNDLYALKSSRPDIIPGVTLVKKLAEVVKNLDRVHILTDFYVEEILKKENRVYGVRGFDKTGREMDIYAPAIVLATGGAGAIYLRNDNQKNTMGQGYYLAARAGLELWDMEFVQFYPLVISGPHLPSMLHYPPYPKEAKLINASGDDVVKKYGMDNINEAVIKKRDEFSAILFEEIKSGPVYMDYRNVPSSSWGKHPLSLLAKLRFDFRNKPVPTSPAVHFFMGGVRTDERGHTSLKGLFACGEVVWGLHGANRRGGNALTECVVFGRISGRSSAQYALANRLPSLDLERTPGDKASYPTPTGGQLREIRQKIREIAWNYAGMVKTGKGLEEGLDRLEEVEGQLRKTDFKGVMERKLKEDLVSASFILRAIFFTSLSRKESRGSFIRKDFPQEDNINWRKNSCLAYDPERNTFSVSHHDVIAPIFFPQA comes from the coding sequence ATGAAAAAAGATATTATTGTAATAGGAGCTGGCCTTGCGGGGATGGTGGCCACATATATGGCTCAAAAAGAGGGTGCAGAAATAGTACTGATTGATAGAGGATCAATCGGAATTGGAACAAATTCAGCAATGTCAAACGGAGTATTTGCAGGCCCTACCTCTCATTACAGCCCAGATGAGTATATCAGGGATACACTTAAGGTCGGAAGGATGATTAACAGCGAACCTTTTGTGAAGCTCATTGCACGAGAGGCCCCTGAAGCCCTTAACTTTCTCAGCTCTTTTGGGCTTGACATAGTGGAATCCAACGACCTTTATGCCTTGAAGTCTTCGCGTCCTGATATTATCCCCGGCGTGACTCTGGTAAAAAAACTGGCTGAGGTTGTAAAAAACCTGGATAGGGTTCATATCTTGACAGATTTCTATGTAGAAGAGATTTTGAAAAAGGAGAACCGGGTATATGGTGTGAGGGGTTTTGACAAAACAGGGAGAGAAATGGATATTTATGCCCCGGCTATTGTTTTAGCTACAGGCGGTGCTGGTGCCATCTATCTTAGGAATGACAATCAAAAAAACACGATGGGCCAGGGATACTACTTGGCTGCCAGGGCTGGCCTTGAGCTGTGGGACATGGAGTTTGTTCAGTTTTACCCCCTTGTGATTTCAGGTCCCCATCTTCCTTCTATGTTACATTATCCCCCATATCCCAAGGAAGCAAAACTAATCAACGCATCTGGTGATGATGTAGTAAAAAAATACGGGATGGATAATATCAATGAAGCCGTTATAAAGAAAAGGGATGAATTCTCTGCAATCCTCTTTGAGGAGATTAAGTCAGGCCCAGTATATATGGACTACCGGAATGTCCCTTCTTCATCATGGGGAAAACATCCCTTAAGTCTTTTGGCGAAGTTGAGGTTTGATTTTCGAAACAAACCTGTTCCTACATCCCCTGCTGTCCATTTTTTCATGGGAGGGGTGAGAACAGATGAACGGGGACATACCTCGCTAAAAGGTCTTTTTGCCTGTGGTGAAGTTGTATGGGGGCTTCACGGTGCAAACAGGAGGGGCGGGAATGCCCTGACTGAATGCGTTGTTTTCGGTAGAATTAGCGGACGCAGTTCAGCTCAATATGCCCTTGCCAACCGCTTGCCTTCTTTAGATTTAGAAAGGACACCCGGAGATAAGGCTTCTTACCCAACACCAACAGGTGGTCAGTTGAGAGAAATACGCCAGAAGATAAGAGAAATTGCATGGAATTACGCTGGGATGGTAAAGACCGGAAAGGGATTAGAAGAGGGTCTTGACAGACTTGAAGAGGTAGAGGGGCAGTTGAGAAAAACTGATTTCAAGGGTGTCATGGAAAGAAAACTGAAAGAAGATTTGGTGAGCGCATCCTTCATACTACGGGCAATTTTCTTCACAAGCCTTTCAAGAAAGGAGAGCCGCGGAAGCTTTATCCGCAAGGATTTTCCACAAGAGGATAATATAAACTGGCGGAAGAATTCATGCCTTGCATATGACCCGGAAAGAAACACGTTTTCCGTAAGTCATCACGATGTCATTGCCCCTATTTTTTTCCCACAGGCATGA
- a CDS encoding SagB/ThcOx family dehydrogenase codes for MKKHTLVPIFVLSFLVFWIISISFLLYGGGQHALAQDKGSKTEAVKLPLPRYNGDVSVEKALLERRSLRSYRDEPLTLPEISQILWAAQGITEPGRGLRTAPSARVLYLLNVYLLSGNVTNLPIGMYKYQPRGHELIKISGGDKKAELFNAVGQAPIKNAPAVLVFSGMSERSTNPRWMYVEAGHAAQNVYLQAIPLKLGAVVIGGFKDEDVRRALNMSEKEQPIYIMPVGKK; via the coding sequence ATGAAAAAACATACCTTGGTGCCTATCTTTGTTCTATCATTTTTAGTTTTTTGGATAATCTCAATATCATTTCTCCTTTACGGAGGAGGCCAACATGCCCTCGCTCAGGATAAAGGTTCCAAAACAGAAGCCGTCAAATTGCCACTCCCCAGGTATAACGGTGATGTATCAGTAGAGAAGGCCTTACTGGAGAGAAGGTCTTTGAGGAGTTACAGAGATGAACCCTTAACGCTCCCTGAGATATCCCAGATACTCTGGGCAGCCCAGGGGATTACAGAGCCCGGGAGAGGCCTGAGGACAGCCCCCTCAGCAAGGGTCCTTTACCTGCTTAATGTGTATCTGCTTTCAGGAAACGTAACCAACCTTCCAATTGGTATGTATAAATATCAACCCCGGGGCCATGAACTCATAAAGATCTCCGGGGGAGACAAAAAAGCCGAGCTATTCAATGCAGTTGGTCAGGCTCCCATTAAAAATGCCCCGGCAGTCTTGGTATTCTCCGGAATGTCAGAGCGCTCGACAAATCCAAGATGGATGTATGTGGAGGCCGGTCACGCTGCCCAGAATGTCTATTTGCAGGCCATTCCCCTTAAGCTCGGGGCCGTCGTAATAGGAGGTTTTAAAGACGAGGATGTGAGAAGGGCCTTAAACATGTCTGAAAAGGAACAACCCATTTATATCATGCCTGTGGGAAAAAAATAG
- the hisF gene encoding imidazole glycerol phosphate synthase subunit HisF: MDYKRIIPCLDVKDGRLVKGIHFVDLKEVGDPAEAGREYSEAGADELVFLDIMATVEKRKTMIDVIKRTVERITIPLTVGGGVRTAGDIEELMRAGVSKVSINTAAVKRPDVVKEASGMFGKERIVVAIDTRSSKKVPSGFEVMVDGGRTPTGIDAVEWAKKVEQLGAGSILPTSMDADGTQKGYDIPMTRAIADAVKIPVIASGGAGTLEHLYEAIVDGHADAVLVASIAHFGTYTIRQMKEYLSGLGIPVRL; this comes from the coding sequence ATGGACTATAAAAGAATTATCCCCTGTCTTGACGTAAAGGATGGCCGTCTGGTGAAGGGGATACACTTTGTTGATTTGAAAGAGGTTGGCGATCCAGCGGAAGCCGGCAGGGAATACAGCGAGGCAGGGGCTGACGAACTGGTTTTTCTCGATATCATGGCAACGGTTGAAAAGAGAAAGACGATGATCGATGTTATTAAGAGAACGGTTGAGAGAATAACGATACCGCTTACTGTTGGAGGCGGTGTAAGAACTGCCGGGGACATTGAAGAGTTGATGAGGGCGGGTGTCTCAAAGGTTTCGATAAATACAGCGGCAGTGAAGCGCCCGGATGTTGTGAAAGAAGCTTCAGGCATGTTCGGTAAAGAAAGGATTGTTGTTGCGATAGATACCCGCAGCTCCAAAAAGGTCCCGTCTGGTTTTGAGGTGATGGTGGATGGAGGAAGAACGCCAACGGGCATTGATGCTGTTGAATGGGCAAAAAAGGTGGAGCAACTTGGGGCCGGTTCGATACTCCCCACAAGCATGGACGCAGATGGGACCCAGAAGGGATACGATATCCCGATGACAAGGGCAATAGCTGATGCGGTCAAGATACCTGTTATTGCATCAGGAGGTGCGGGGACACTCGAACACCTCTATGAGGCAATTGTTGATGGACATGCAGATGCGGTGCTTGTTGCATCAATTGCACACTTTGGCACATATACGATAAGACAGATGAAGGAATATCTGTCAGGACTGGGGATCCCGGTAAGGTTATAG
- a CDS encoding pyridoxamine 5'-phosphate oxidase family protein has translation MKLSEYFENKEGRGVIATADSHGFVNVAVYSRPHFIDEETIAYIMTDRLTHKNLQSNPHAAYLFMESGEKFAGKRLYLTKIKEETDPKLINEIRWRKTYVVPEDQQKEPRYLVYFHIDRVLPLIGDKK, from the coding sequence ATGAAGCTGAGTGAATATTTTGAGAACAAAGAAGGACGCGGTGTTATTGCAACCGCAGATTCTCATGGTTTTGTGAATGTAGCTGTTTACTCAAGACCTCATTTTATTGATGAAGAGACAATTGCTTATATTATGACCGACCGTCTGACGCACAAGAATTTGCAATCGAACCCTCATGCAGCATATCTTTTCATGGAGTCTGGTGAGAAGTTTGCAGGGAAAAGACTCTATCTTACAAAGATAAAAGAAGAGACAGACCCAAAGCTGATTAACGAAATACGGTGGAGAAAGACTTATGTGGTGCCCGAAGATCAACAGAAGGAACCAAGATACCTTGTATATTTTCATATAGATAGGGTGCTGCCATTGATCGGGGATAAAAAATGA
- a CDS encoding nitroreductase family protein — MELLKAVSERRSIRKYRRDPVPDEIILEILEAARCSPSWANTQVCRYIVVKDQKVKEELSNALPPTNPAHNAIIEAPCVICLFAKKGLSGFYKGAPATDKGGYWFMFDAGIAMEHIALAAWSFGLGTVHVGLFDAKKAQEVLKIPEEYSVVEMAPLGYFGEPPKPTPRRPLKESVFLDFYGQPYIK, encoded by the coding sequence ATGGAACTTTTAAAGGCAGTATCTGAGCGAAGGAGCATAAGGAAGTACAGGAGAGACCCTGTTCCTGACGAGATAATCCTTGAAATCCTCGAGGCAGCAAGATGCTCTCCTTCATGGGCAAATACCCAGGTCTGCAGGTACATTGTGGTGAAAGACCAGAAGGTAAAGGAGGAACTGAGCAATGCTCTGCCACCAACCAATCCGGCACATAATGCAATTATAGAGGCGCCCTGTGTAATATGCCTATTTGCCAAAAAAGGTTTGTCAGGGTTTTATAAAGGAGCTCCTGCAACTGACAAGGGGGGCTACTGGTTCATGTTTGATGCAGGGATTGCCATGGAACACATTGCCCTTGCCGCATGGAGCTTTGGTCTTGGAACTGTCCATGTAGGTCTTTTCGATGCAAAAAAGGCACAGGAAGTTCTCAAAATACCGGAGGAATATAGCGTTGTTGAGATGGCCCCTCTTGGGTATTTTGGTGAACCGCCGAAACCCACACCAAGAAGACCTCTAAAGGAGTCGGTATTCCTCGATTTCTACGGCCAACCCTATATCAAGTAA